TCTAGTGATTCTAATTTTCATCCATTAATATACTTAGATGTCAGTTCCCCCTTAAATAGAAGATCTTTCATGTTAACTTCCCCATTTACTACATTACCAGGCAAGATTTCTTTTATCCTTAGTGAAATAGCACTCCGATACAGTGTGCATTTCTTGAACAATACCGATAAGTTGCACATTTCCCGGATCGAACACACTCATACGAATAGCCAGTAATTCTTGAAGATAGACTACAGCCTGTCGCACTGTTTCAGCATCTTGTGAAACTTGGTAGGTAGTAGCGAGAATTTTTTTCTAAGCGCATTGCATCTCCTTGTGCTTGAGTCATGCCCTAATTAATTAGTCTCGGTTTACCAACTAACGATGTATGCAATTTCTTTTACCTCAAAACAATAATGTTAACCTTCGTTCATAACCAGCAGGAATTGGGGAACAGCGTGTTCCGCAAAATATCGACATTGAACAAAAAAAAGCGGCCACAGAGGGCCGCTTTTTACTATTCTTCATATATTTAAGAAAATGTTACTCTTTAAGAAAATGTTACGCAGGATGCGTAGTGATTGTTGGTTGGGTTATTACTACTGGTGTAATGGTCATCCAAATACACATAGTAGTAATAGTAAGGGCCTGCATTGTTGGTGTTCGACCAGTAGCCAACCAGCGTTGGCCAATCTAACACATCCTTAAGCATTTTATCTGGGTATGCATGATAGAGCGCCGACAGCTCTTCTTTGGTCGCCAAGCGCGAACCCAACTTATTACACATCGCCACCGCTTGCGATTGAGTATATCGTGGCCAAGCTTCGCCCATTTCCCACTTTGTCGTACTGTAGGCTACACCCAACTGATCGGCTTGTGCCTGCGTTAAGGGTTTAATGAACAGGCCGACACCGGGCAGCTCAACAGCACTCTTATTGATCGTTTGATGCAATAGCACCTCTTGCGAGCTCTCCTTCATGTCATCCAGTGAATAGCTACTATTGACATCTCGATCGATACTTTCTGCTAACGTTTCAACGTCCAAGCCATGCTGAGTTTGCGAATTTTGCAGATCATTAAGCACTGTATTTTCAAGCGAATCCGTTCCGCTAGAGGAATGCACACTGCAATTTTCCCAACCACACGCCATCAGTAGCAT
The Vibrio navarrensis DNA segment above includes these coding regions:
- a CDS encoding adhesion domain-containing protein; protein product: MIMTINKKRVAQAAPLIMSMLLMACGWENCSVHSSSGTDSLENTVLNDLQNSQTQHGLDVETLAESIDRDVNSSYSLDDMKESSQEVLLHQTINKSAVELPGVGLFIKPLTQAQADQLGVAYSTTKWEMGEAWPRYTQSQAVAMCNKLGSRLATKEELSALYHAYPDKMLKDVLDWPTLVGYWSNTNNAGPYYYYYVYLDDHYTSSNNPTNNHYASCVTFS